A stretch of the Staphylococcus sp. NRL 16/872 genome encodes the following:
- a CDS encoding ATP-dependent DNA helicase RecQ, translating into MLKDKLKEWFGYDAFNPGQREIIESILEGQHTLGVLPTGSGKSLCYQFPTYMNKQPTLIISPLISLMDDQVMQLKAQGEKHVSYIHSGMEEQEKKENINLLKRSRFIFLSPEFLLQSNHFELIKKINFGLIVLDEAHCLSEWGYDFRPHYALVGQITQFFKSATILALTATAPPHLTEDLETILNIKFTTIKTTMNRENISFSHLNFANDDEKITWLLDFLETSGPTIIYVSSKKMCFELASLIYKRGYLTGIYHGDLSYQERQTVQQQFINNFIPVIVATSAFGMGVNKKDIRTVIHFHLSTSPSNYLQEIGRAGRDGKQSQAISLFQPDDSFILETLLFNDAILVEDVEAYDLGAFLPPNKQEILEILHQRYSIMQLKHIFKLSLVRKKLGYQRMIGYTSLDQCRRSYLLEFFGEVPSKPAQCCDIDTNLTPINHFNRKKVKRKFEYNEKLKNLFKH; encoded by the coding sequence GTGTTGAAAGATAAACTAAAAGAATGGTTTGGGTATGATGCTTTTAATCCAGGCCAGCGTGAAATAATAGAAAGTATTCTTGAAGGGCAACACACATTAGGTGTTCTGCCAACTGGGAGTGGGAAAAGTTTATGTTATCAATTTCCTACTTATATGAACAAGCAACCCACACTCATTATTTCTCCGCTAATATCATTAATGGATGACCAAGTTATGCAACTGAAAGCGCAAGGAGAAAAGCATGTCAGTTACATTCATTCAGGTATGGAAGAGCAAGAAAAGAAAGAAAATATAAATTTATTAAAGAGAAGTCGGTTTATATTTTTAAGTCCAGAATTTTTATTACAATCGAATCATTTTGAACTAATCAAGAAAATTAATTTCGGTTTGATTGTTTTAGATGAAGCACATTGTTTATCAGAGTGGGGGTATGATTTCCGACCTCATTATGCTTTAGTAGGACAAATTACCCAATTCTTTAAAAGTGCCACTATTTTAGCACTCACAGCTACAGCACCGCCGCATTTAACCGAAGATCTAGAAACAATTTTAAATATAAAATTTACAACAATTAAAACAACAATGAATAGAGAGAATATCTCTTTTTCTCACTTAAATTTTGCGAATGATGACGAAAAAATAACTTGGTTACTTGATTTCTTAGAAACTTCAGGACCAACAATTATTTATGTTTCTTCAAAGAAAATGTGTTTTGAATTGGCTAGTCTTATTTATAAACGAGGTTATTTAACCGGAATTTATCATGGTGATTTATCTTATCAAGAACGTCAAACTGTTCAACAGCAATTCATTAATAATTTTATTCCTGTTATTGTTGCAACAAGTGCCTTTGGTATGGGGGTTAATAAAAAGGATATTCGTACTGTGATACATTTTCACTTATCAACAAGTCCGTCAAATTACTTACAAGAAATCGGCAGAGCGGGAAGGGATGGCAAACAAAGCCAAGCCATTAGTCTTTTTCAACCAGATGACAGTTTTATTCTTGAAACGCTGTTATTTAACGATGCAATTTTAGTTGAAGATGTAGAAGCTTATGATTTAGGTGCCTTTTTACCTCCTAATAAACAAGAAATATTAGAAATTTTGCATCAAAGATACTCAATTATGCAGCTTAAGCATATTTTCAAACTATCTTTAGTGCGTAAGAAACTAGGCTATCAGCGTATGATTGGCTATACTAGTTTAGACCAATGTCGAAGAAGCTATTTACTGGAGTTTTTTGGAGAAGTACCTTCTAAACCCGCCCAATGTTGTGATATTGATACTAACTTAACACCTATTAATCATTTTAATAGAAAGAAAGTGAAGAGAAAATTTGAGTATAATGAAAAGCTAAAAAATTTATTCAAACATTAA
- the ebpS gene encoding elastin-binding protein EbpS codes for MLIVSKNNFRDDFEKNRQSIDSDDQFEHTNQNSDESIDDFDNQSDQQFPPRNSQRRQRRRNQATNRSKKFDDQPNEPNNEGSLDDRYDEESFEEVHNDHFDNEADNSKRNHRNNERHSNKSDEFEEDRLNDNDRRHRDFDQVEDGHRNRKNTKRNHQHDENIENKQNERSDKGKDAAIAGGAGVAGAAGAAAGRNKNNKKNRKNNRIDSRDNRNDLNNDKNPRVRENDKYEDEHYDDTNRSHDKHKKNSKGKKAAIGAGAAGAAGAAGVAASKNKKNHHRDSDLDHHNRHDENHKDSRDRRDDYRDNDRYDNHDGFHAHDGKKKRGLMGILLPLLALLLILAALAIFIGMYLNNDNKDKDGTKQDNATEQTSNKSDKKDNAKDKTSEDNKADKSSEKSTVNDNKSDENATTDKNSSEDSATNGNDNNASTGAATTDNNNASSSDNNTNNASANNSNSDNNNANSQATQNNNQNNNQNSNGSSNQSNNASAGQQTHVVTGNENLYRIAIQYYGKGTAENVNKIKQANGLTSNNINNGEKLIIPQ; via the coding sequence ATGTTAATTGTGTCTAAAAACAATTTTAGAGATGACTTCGAAAAAAATCGTCAGTCAATTGACTCAGACGATCAATTCGAACATACAAATCAAAATTCTGATGAATCTATTGATGATTTTGATAATCAATCAGATCAACAATTTCCACCAAGAAATTCTCAAAGACGTCAAAGAAGACGTAATCAAGCTACAAATCGTAGTAAAAAATTTGATGATCAACCAAATGAACCCAATAATGAAGGATCATTAGATGATCGCTACGATGAAGAATCTTTCGAAGAAGTACATAATGATCACTTTGACAATGAAGCAGATAACTCAAAAAGAAATCATCGCAATAATGAAAGACATTCTAATAAATCTGATGAATTTGAAGAAGATCGTTTAAATGATAATGATCGTCGTCATCGTGATTTTGATCAAGTAGAAGATGGGCATAGAAACCGTAAAAATACTAAAAGAAATCATCAACACGATGAAAATATTGAAAATAAACAAAATGAACGCTCAGATAAAGGTAAAGACGCTGCAATTGCTGGTGGCGCTGGTGTTGCCGGAGCTGCTGGGGCTGCAGCTGGTCGTAATAAAAATAATAAGAAAAATCGTAAAAACAACCGCATAGATTCTCGTGATAATAGAAACGATTTAAATAATGATAAAAATCCTCGTGTTCGTGAAAATGACAAATACGAAGATGAACATTATGATGATACTAATCGTTCACATGATAAACATAAGAAAAATAGCAAAGGCAAAAAAGCTGCGATTGGCGCTGGTGCTGCCGGAGCTGCTGGGGCTGCGGGTGTAGCAGCTTCTAAGAATAAAAAAAATCATCACAGAGATAGTGATTTAGACCACCATAATAGACATGATGAAAATCATAAGGACTCTCGTGATAGACGCGATGATTATCGCGATAATGATAGATATGATAACCATGACGGTTTCCATGCACATGATGGCAAGAAAAAACGTGGTTTAATGGGAATATTATTACCACTACTTGCATTATTGTTAATTTTAGCTGCTCTAGCTATCTTTATTGGTATGTATTTAAATAACGATAATAAAGACAAAGATGGTACTAAACAAGACAATGCTACAGAGCAAACTTCTAATAAATCAGATAAAAAAGATAATGCTAAAGACAAAACTTCTGAAGATAATAAAGCAGATAAATCATCTGAAAAATCTACAGTAAACGATAATAAGTCAGACGAAAACGCAACAACTGATAAAAATTCTTCTGAAGACAGCGCTACTAACGGTAATGATAATAATGCTTCAACTGGGGCAGCAACTACCGATAACAATAATGCCTCTTCTTCAGATAATAATACAAATAACGCTTCTGCTAATAATAGCAATAGCGATAATAACAATGCTAATTCACAAGCTACTCAAAATAACAATCAAAATAATAATCAAAATTCAAATGGAAGTAGCAATCAATCTAATAATGCCTCTGCTGGTCAGCAAACGCATGTAGTAACTGGTAACGAAAATCTATATCGTATCGCTATTCAATATTATGGCAAAGGTACAGCTGAAAATGTAAACAAAATTAAACAAGCAAATGGCTTAACAAGTAACAACATTAATAATGGTGAGAAATTAATTATTCCTCAATAA
- the ypdA gene encoding bacillithiol disulfide reductase YpdA: protein MKSIESIIIGGGPCGLSAAIEQKKKGIETLVIEKGNVVDAIYKYPTHQTFFSSSDKLSIGDIPFIVEESKPHRNQALVYYREVVKHHQLNVNAFEEVLTVKKIDNKFTITTTKDVYECKFLTVATGYYGQHNKLEVKGADLPKVQHYFKEAHPYFNQHVTVIGGKNSAVDAALELEKAGAKVTVLYRGDRYSAAIKPWILPNFESLVNHEKITMEFNANVNEITENSVIYEKNGKTIEIPNDHVFAMIGYHPDYDFLKSIGIEINTNEFGTAPVHNKETFETNVENCYIAGVIAAGNDNNSIFIENGKYHGGIITQSILSKKQTPLES from the coding sequence ATGAAAAGCATTGAAAGTATTATTATTGGTGGAGGCCCATGTGGTTTAAGCGCCGCAATTGAACAAAAGAAAAAAGGAATTGAAACATTAGTCATTGAGAAAGGAAATGTAGTGGATGCTATTTATAAATATCCAACACATCAAACATTCTTCTCATCTAGTGATAAATTAAGCATTGGAGATATACCTTTTATAGTTGAAGAAAGTAAGCCACATCGAAATCAAGCGCTTGTTTATTATAGAGAAGTAGTTAAACATCATCAGTTAAACGTCAACGCATTTGAAGAAGTGTTAACTGTTAAAAAGATCGACAATAAGTTTACGATTACAACCACTAAAGATGTTTATGAATGTAAATTTTTAACTGTTGCTACTGGTTATTATGGTCAACACAATAAGCTAGAAGTTAAAGGGGCAGATTTACCTAAAGTCCAACATTATTTCAAAGAAGCTCATCCATATTTTAATCAACATGTTACAGTTATTGGTGGTAAAAACTCTGCAGTAGATGCCGCTCTTGAGTTAGAGAAAGCAGGCGCTAAAGTAACAGTTCTATATAGAGGTGACCGTTATTCTGCAGCGATTAAGCCATGGATTTTACCAAACTTCGAATCATTAGTTAATCATGAAAAGATTACAATGGAATTTAATGCCAATGTAAATGAAATTACTGAAAATAGTGTAATTTATGAAAAAAACGGTAAAACAATCGAAATTCCTAATGATCATGTTTTTGCGATGATTGGGTATCATCCAGATTATGACTTTTTAAAATCTATTGGTATTGAAATTAATACTAATGAATTTGGAACAGCACCTGTTCACAATAAGGAAACATTTGAAACAAATGTTGAGAATTGTTATATCGCTGGTGTTATTGCTGCTGGAAATGACAATAATTCAATTTTTATCGAGAATGGTAAATATCATGGTGGTATCATTACTCAAAGTATCTTAAGTAAAAAACAAACACCTTTAGAAAGCTAA
- a CDS encoding asparaginase — protein MKHLLVIHTGGTISMSQNQFSQVVTNEINPISLHKDIINEYAHVNEIHPFNIPSPHITIQHIIELRNLILQSSQEYEYDGFVITHGTDTLEETAYLLDLLIDIEQPIVITGAMRSSNEIGADGLYNFISAIRVASSDEAFENGVMVVFNDEIHTARNVTKTHTSNINTFQSPNQGPLGILTKDDTHFYNRPYKQKSFKNIDTHLNVPLLKAYMGMQSDILKFYAEKNVDGLVIEALGQGNLPPSCLEGIEICLSNNIPIVIVSRSFNGIVSPVYAYEGGGYYLSQKGLIFSNGLNGPKARLKLLVGLSNDMSLQTLKNYFEQ, from the coding sequence ATGAAACATCTTCTTGTTATTCATACAGGAGGGACGATTAGCATGTCCCAAAATCAATTTAGTCAAGTGGTGACCAATGAGATTAATCCCATCTCTTTACATAAAGATATTATTAATGAATATGCTCATGTGAATGAAATTCATCCATTTAATATTCCCTCTCCACATATTACAATTCAACATATTATTGAACTCCGTAACTTAATACTTCAATCTTCTCAAGAGTATGAGTATGATGGTTTTGTCATTACACACGGCACTGATACCTTGGAAGAAACAGCTTATTTATTAGATTTACTCATTGATATCGAACAGCCGATTGTTATTACTGGTGCAATGAGATCTTCGAATGAAATTGGTGCAGATGGCTTATATAATTTCATTTCTGCTATCAGGGTAGCGTCTTCAGATGAAGCTTTTGAAAATGGTGTAATGGTAGTTTTTAATGATGAAATACATACGGCTAGAAATGTTACTAAAACACATACATCGAACATTAATACATTTCAAAGTCCCAATCAAGGACCATTAGGTATCCTAACAAAAGATGATACGCATTTTTATAATCGCCCATATAAACAGAAGTCATTTAAAAACATCGATACCCATTTAAATGTTCCTTTATTAAAAGCCTATATGGGTATGCAAAGTGATATCTTAAAATTTTACGCTGAGAAAAATGTGGACGGCTTAGTTATTGAAGCGCTTGGTCAAGGAAATTTACCACCAAGTTGTTTAGAAGGTATTGAGATTTGTTTGAGTAATAATATCCCTATTGTCATCGTCTCGCGATCATTTAATGGGATAGTTAGTCCAGTTTACGCTTATGAAGGTGGCGGTTATTACTTATCTCAAAAAGGGTTAATATTCTCAAACGGATTGAATGGACCGAAAGCAAGGTTAAAATTATTAGTTGGGCTAAGTAATGACATGAGTTTACAAACATTAAAGAATTATTTTGAACAATAA
- the cmk gene encoding (d)CMP kinase yields the protein MESINIALDGPAAAGKSTIARRVASKLSMIYVDTGAMYRAITYKYLQQQRAEDFQKLVSETTLELKYDDTKGQRIILDNQDVTDYLRENDVTQNVSYVASKEPVRTFAVEKQKDLAAKKGIVMDGRDIGTVVLPDAELKVYMIASVEERAERRQKENEERGIPSTLEQLKQEIADRDHYDMNREISPLKKADDAITLDTTSKTIEEVTKEIMTLVENLKK from the coding sequence ATGGAGTCAATTAATATTGCTTTGGACGGCCCTGCAGCTGCAGGTAAAAGTACAATCGCCAGACGAGTAGCTAGTAAATTATCAATGATATATGTAGATACTGGAGCAATGTATCGTGCTATCACTTATAAATATTTACAACAGCAACGAGCTGAAGATTTTCAAAAACTTGTTAGTGAAACTACTTTAGAATTAAAATATGACGATACCAAAGGACAACGTATTATACTGGATAATCAAGATGTAACTGATTATTTACGTGAAAATGATGTTACACAAAACGTATCATATGTAGCTTCTAAAGAACCTGTTCGTACTTTTGCAGTTGAAAAACAAAAAGATTTAGCAGCAAAGAAAGGTATCGTTATGGATGGAAGAGATATTGGTACAGTTGTCCTTCCTGATGCAGAATTAAAAGTATACATGATTGCTTCTGTAGAAGAACGTGCTGAAAGACGTCAAAAAGAAAATGAAGAGCGTGGCATACCTTCAACTTTAGAACAGTTGAAACAGGAAATTGCAGATAGAGATCATTATGATATGAATCGTGAAATTTCACCTTTAAAAAAAGCTGATGATGCAATTACTTTAGATACAACAAGTAAAACAATCGAAGAAGTTACTAAAGAAATTATGACGTTAGTAGAGAACCTTAAAAAATAA
- the rpsA gene encoding 30S ribosomal protein S1, protein MTEEFNESMINDINEGDKVTGKVQQVEDKQVVVHIEGAKYNGIIPISQLSTHHIENPNEVVKEGDDIEAYVTKIEVDEENDSGAYILSKRQLETEKSYEYLQEKLDNDEVIEAKVTEVVKGGLVVDVGQRGFVPASLISTDFIEDFSVFEGQTIRIKVEELDPANNRVILSRKAVEQAENDVKKASLLESLNEGDVIKGKVARLTNFGAFVDIGGVDGLVHVSELSHEHVNSPEDVVSVGQEVDVKVKSVEKEAERISLSIKDTLPTPFERIKGEFHENDVIEGKVVRLANFGAFVEIAPGVQGLVHISEIDHKHIGTPSEVLEPGQQVNVKILGIDEENERISLSIKATLPKEDLIESDEATTQSYLSSDSDDDNPTLGDVFGDKFKDLKF, encoded by the coding sequence ATGACTGAAGAATTCAATGAATCAATGATTAATGATATTAACGAAGGTGACAAAGTCACTGGAAAGGTTCAACAAGTTGAAGACAAACAAGTTGTAGTGCATATTGAAGGTGCTAAATATAACGGCATTATTCCAATTAGCCAACTTTCAACTCATCACATCGAAAATCCTAACGAAGTGGTTAAAGAAGGTGATGACATTGAAGCTTATGTAACTAAAATTGAAGTTGATGAAGAAAATGACTCTGGTGCATACATCTTATCAAAACGTCAACTTGAAACTGAAAAATCATATGAATATTTACAAGAAAAACTTGATAATGATGAAGTGATTGAAGCTAAAGTTACTGAAGTAGTTAAAGGTGGATTAGTTGTTGACGTTGGTCAAAGAGGATTCGTACCTGCTTCTCTAATTTCAACTGATTTCATTGAAGATTTCTCTGTATTTGAGGGACAAACAATTCGCATTAAAGTTGAAGAATTAGATCCAGCAAATAATAGAGTCATTTTAAGCCGTAAAGCTGTAGAACAAGCTGAAAACGATGTTAAAAAAGCTTCATTATTAGAATCACTTAATGAAGGTGACGTAATCAAAGGTAAAGTTGCTCGTTTAACAAACTTTGGTGCATTCGTTGATATTGGTGGCGTAGATGGTTTAGTTCACGTATCTGAACTTTCTCACGAACATGTTAATTCTCCAGAAGACGTTGTTTCTGTTGGACAAGAAGTAGATGTGAAAGTAAAATCTGTAGAAAAAGAAGCTGAACGTATTTCACTTTCAATTAAAGATACACTTCCAACTCCATTCGAACGTATTAAAGGTGAATTCCACGAAAACGACGTTATCGAAGGTAAAGTTGTGCGTTTAGCAAACTTTGGTGCATTTGTCGAAATTGCTCCAGGAGTACAAGGTCTTGTTCACATTTCTGAAATTGACCATAAACATATTGGTACGCCAAGTGAAGTATTAGAACCTGGTCAACAAGTGAATGTTAAAATTTTAGGAATTGATGAAGAAAATGAACGTATTTCTTTATCAATTAAAGCTACTTTACCTAAAGAAGATTTAATCGAAAGCGATGAAGCTACTACTCAAAGTTATTTAAGTAGTGATTCAGATGATGATAACCCAACATTAGGGGACGTTTTCGGTGATAAATTTAAAGATTTAAAATTTTAA
- the der gene encoding ribosome biogenesis GTPase Der: MTKPIVAIVGRPNVGKSTIFNRVVGERVSIVEDTPGVTRDRIYSSGEWLTHEFNIIDTGGIEIGDAPFQTQIRAQAEIAIDEADVIIFMVNVREGLTQSDEMVAQMLYKSKKPVVLAVNKVDNPEMRNDIFDFYSLGFGDPYPISGSHGLGLGDLLDEVVKHFKEDTEDPYDEDTIRLSIIGRPNVGKSSLVNAILGEERVIVSNVAGTTRDAVDTEYSYDGQDYVLIDTAGMRKKGKVYESTEKYSVLRALKAIERSNVVLIVIDAEEGIIEQDKRVAGYAHEEGKAIVIVVNKWDTVEKDSNTMKKFADDVRNQFQFLDYAQIAFVSAKERTRLRTLFPYINEASENHKKRVQSSTLNEVVTDAISMNPTPTDKGRRLNVFYTTQVAIEPPTFVVFVNDVELMHFSYKRYLENQIRNAFGFEGTPIHIIPRRRN; encoded by the coding sequence ATGACGAAACCTATTGTAGCTATTGTGGGTAGACCAAACGTAGGTAAATCTACAATATTTAATAGAGTAGTAGGTGAGCGTGTATCAATTGTTGAAGATACACCTGGTGTCACTCGTGATCGTATCTACTCATCAGGTGAATGGTTAACACATGAATTTAATATAATTGATACAGGTGGCATTGAAATTGGTGATGCACCTTTTCAAACCCAAATAAGAGCACAAGCAGAAATAGCTATTGATGAAGCTGATGTTATAATCTTTATGGTTAATGTACGTGAAGGTTTAACACAAAGCGATGAAATGGTCGCTCAAATGTTATATAAATCTAAAAAGCCAGTAGTTTTAGCTGTAAATAAAGTTGATAATCCTGAAATGCGAAATGATATTTTTGATTTCTATTCACTAGGATTCGGAGACCCTTACCCAATTTCTGGTTCCCACGGTTTAGGATTAGGGGATTTATTAGATGAAGTGGTAAAACATTTTAAAGAAGATACTGAAGATCCTTATGATGAGGATACAATTCGCTTATCAATTATTGGCCGTCCAAATGTAGGGAAATCAAGTTTAGTCAATGCGATATTAGGCGAAGAACGTGTTATCGTTTCTAATGTTGCAGGTACGACACGAGACGCCGTAGATACAGAATATAGCTATGATGGTCAAGATTATGTCTTGATAGATACGGCTGGTATGCGTAAAAAAGGTAAAGTGTATGAATCAACTGAGAAATATTCGGTATTACGTGCGCTAAAAGCGATTGAACGTTCAAATGTTGTATTAATTGTAATTGATGCTGAAGAAGGTATCATTGAACAAGATAAACGTGTAGCTGGTTATGCTCATGAAGAAGGTAAAGCTATCGTTATTGTTGTTAATAAATGGGACACTGTTGAAAAAGATAGTAATACGATGAAAAAATTTGCGGATGATGTTCGTAATCAATTCCAATTCTTAGATTATGCTCAAATCGCCTTTGTATCTGCGAAAGAAAGAACACGTTTACGTACTCTATTCCCTTATATTAATGAGGCAAGTGAAAATCACAAAAAACGTGTTCAAAGTTCTACACTTAATGAGGTAGTAACAGATGCGATTTCAATGAATCCCACACCTACTGATAAAGGCCGTCGATTAAACGTATTCTATACAACTCAAGTTGCTATTGAACCTCCAACTTTTGTTGTTTTTGTTAATGATGTAGAATTGATGCATTTCTCTTATAAACGTTACCTTGAAAATCAAATCAGAAATGCTTTTGGCTTTGAAGGCACACCTATTCATATCATTCCACGAAGAAGAAATTAA
- a CDS encoding NAD(P)H-dependent glycerol-3-phosphate dehydrogenase — translation MTKITVFGMGSFGTALANVLAENGHTVLMWGKNETSVDELNKHHQNKRYLKEAKLDESIRATSDMKEAVDFTDIYLIALPTKAIREITNQIDQLIDSKKIFIHVAKGIENDTFKRVSEMIEDSISENHNGGIGVLSGPSHAEEVVIKQPTTVAASSKDEKISKLIQDLFMNDYLRVYTNNDLVGVELGGALKNIIAVASGIVAGMGYGDNAKAALMTRGLAEISRLGEKLGADPMTFLGLGGIGDLIVTCTSTHSRNYTLGYKLGKGQTTEEALSEMNMVVEGIYTTNSVYHLSKEQHVDMPITTALYKVLFENKPVKDSVKDLMGRDKKAE, via the coding sequence ATGACTAAGATTACTGTTTTTGGTATGGGAAGCTTTGGTACAGCACTTGCAAATGTACTAGCTGAAAATGGTCACACTGTTTTAATGTGGGGAAAAAATGAAACAAGTGTCGATGAATTAAATAAACATCATCAAAACAAACGATATTTAAAAGAAGCTAAATTAGATGAAAGTATTCGAGCAACTTCTGATATGAAAGAGGCAGTAGATTTTACTGACATATATTTAATCGCACTCCCTACAAAAGCAATTAGAGAAATTACAAATCAAATTGATCAACTTATCGATTCTAAGAAAATTTTTATTCATGTTGCTAAAGGTATTGAAAATGATACATTCAAACGTGTTTCTGAAATGATTGAAGACTCAATATCAGAAAACCATAACGGCGGTATTGGTGTATTATCTGGACCTAGTCATGCTGAAGAGGTAGTCATAAAACAACCGACTACAGTAGCAGCATCTTCTAAAGATGAAAAAATTAGTAAGCTCATTCAAGACTTATTTATGAATGATTATTTACGTGTCTATACGAATAATGATTTAGTAGGAGTAGAACTAGGTGGTGCACTAAAAAACATCATTGCTGTCGCTAGTGGCATTGTAGCAGGTATGGGCTACGGTGATAATGCGAAAGCTGCTTTAATGACTAGAGGGTTAGCTGAGATAAGTAGACTTGGTGAAAAATTAGGTGCCGATCCTATGACGTTTTTAGGTTTAGGTGGTATCGGTGATTTAATTGTTACTTGTACTTCAACACATTCTCGTAATTATACACTTGGCTATAAATTAGGTAAGGGACAAACGACTGAAGAAGCGCTTAGTGAAATGAATATGGTTGTGGAAGGAATTTATACTACTAATTCAGTTTATCATCTATCTAAAGAACAACATGTTGATATGCCTATTACGACTGCTTTATATAAAGTTTTATTTGAAAATAAACCCGTAAAAGATAGCGTCAAAGATTTAATGGGGCGCGATAAAAAAGCTGAATAA
- a CDS encoding HU family DNA-binding protein: MNKTDLINAVAEQADLTKKEAGAAVDAVFESIQGSLSKGEKVQLIGFGNFEVRERAARKGRNPQTGKEIEIPASKVPAFKAGKALKDAVK; this comes from the coding sequence ATGAATAAAACTGATTTAATCAATGCGGTTGCTGAACAAGCTGATTTAACTAAAAAAGAAGCTGGTGCAGCTGTAGACGCTGTTTTCGAATCAATCCAAGGCTCACTATCTAAAGGTGAAAAAGTTCAATTAATTGGTTTCGGAAACTTTGAGGTACGCGAACGTGCTGCACGTAAAGGACGTAACCCTCAAACAGGTAAAGAAATCGAAATTCCTGCAAGTAAAGTTCCAGCATTCAAAGCTGGTAAAGCATTAAAAGATGCTGTAAAATAA
- a CDS encoding heptaprenyl pyrophosphate synthase subunit A: MERTLSILNRQIDQRLKGVTDYESININNNLSDLLDSYDIPMNAKLACLTIDTSMKHLDEISHSKLSKKSILIGDLLSAHFYTLLAEINDPTFQLAISQAIVKSNELKSSLHHQSLEVHDIYEAIFNIETIFPIITLSHFSEQQISETDIFRYLFGNVESYYPSYLKMFTNNEVDQFFRTIKQSYIEKSRGNING, translated from the coding sequence ATGGAACGAACATTAAGCATATTAAATAGACAAATTGATCAAAGGCTTAAGGGAGTCACTGACTATGAATCAATTAACATTAACAATAATTTAAGTGATTTGTTAGACAGTTATGATATTCCAATGAATGCTAAACTTGCTTGCCTCACTATCGATACTTCAATGAAACATCTTGATGAAATTTCACATAGTAAATTATCAAAGAAATCCATATTAATTGGAGATTTACTAAGTGCCCATTTTTACACTTTATTAGCTGAAATTAACGATCCAACGTTTCAATTAGCTATAAGTCAGGCAATTGTTAAATCTAATGAATTAAAATCTTCTTTGCATCATCAATCCCTAGAAGTACATGATATTTATGAAGCAATTTTTAACATAGAAACTATATTTCCTATTATTACGCTTTCACATTTTAGTGAGCAACAAATATCAGAAACGGATATTTTCCGTTATTTATTCGGAAATGTAGAATCCTATTATCCTTCATATTTAAAAATGTTTACTAATAATGAAGTAGACCAATTTTTCAGAACAATTAAACAAAGCTATATAGAAAAAAGTAGAGGTAATATAAATGGCTGA
- a CDS encoding demethylmenaquinone methyltransferase codes for MAENNANKEQVHTVFQNISKKYDRLNNIISFEQHKVWRKRVMKDMNVKANSKALDVCCGTADWTIALSKAVGPNGEVTGLDFSENMLEVGKEKTKAMDNIHLVHGDAMELPFEDNSFDYVTIGFGLRNVPDYLATLKEMNRVLKPGGMVVCLETSQPTMPVFKQVYKLYFKFVMPIFGKFFAKSKEEYEWLQQSTFNFPDKQKLKRLFEQAGFNNIKVRSFTGGVAAMHLGYKQKSSTK; via the coding sequence ATGGCTGAAAATAATGCAAATAAAGAACAAGTTCATACAGTATTTCAAAATATTTCAAAAAAATATGATCGTTTAAATAATATTATCAGTTTCGAGCAACACAAAGTTTGGCGTAAACGCGTGATGAAAGATATGAACGTTAAAGCAAATAGTAAAGCGCTTGATGTGTGTTGTGGCACTGCAGACTGGACGATTGCATTAAGTAAAGCAGTTGGTCCAAATGGAGAAGTAACTGGATTAGATTTCAGTGAAAATATGCTTGAAGTAGGTAAAGAGAAAACTAAGGCTATGGATAACATTCATTTGGTGCATGGTGATGCTATGGAATTACCTTTTGAAGATAATTCTTTTGACTATGTAACGATTGGATTTGGATTACGTAATGTACCTGACTATTTAGCGACATTAAAAGAAATGAACAGAGTACTTAAACCTGGAGGCATGGTTGTATGTTTAGAAACGAGTCAACCAACGATGCCAGTATTTAAACAAGTGTATAAATTATATTTTAAATTTGTTATGCCTATCTTCGGTAAGTTCTTTGCTAAATCTAAGGAAGAATATGAATGGCTTCAACAATCAACGTTTAATTTTCCTGACAAACAAAAATTAAAACGTTTGTTTGAACAAGCTGGTTTTAATAATATCAAAGTGCGTAGCTTCACAGGGGGCGTTGCTGCAATGCACCTAGGCTATAAACAAAAAAGTTCTACTAAATAA